The Desulfoplanes formicivorans genome window below encodes:
- a CDS encoding response regulator transcription factor → MRILIVEDEPDILNLLAFNLEHSGFETIKAVDGYEALEKIRRDIPDLILLDLMLPKLNGFEVCKKIRESPGLKHIPIIMLTAKGEESDTITGLELGADDYVTKPFSPKELVLRIKAILRRVKPAQKMVSQWKNKGVYINFETYEFRIHGEKQELTATEFKLIKELILNQGRPLTREYLLSKVWGYEFEGYARTVDTHIRRLRKKMGPCAPLLETVRGIGYRMQ, encoded by the coding sequence ATGCGCATACTCATCGTGGAAGACGAACCCGATATTTTGAACCTTTTGGCATTCAATCTGGAACACTCCGGATTTGAAACCATCAAGGCCGTGGACGGGTATGAGGCACTGGAAAAAATCCGCAGGGATATTCCGGACCTGATCCTTCTTGATCTGATGCTCCCCAAACTCAACGGCTTTGAGGTCTGCAAAAAAATCCGGGAAAGCCCCGGACTCAAGCACATCCCCATCATCATGCTCACGGCCAAGGGGGAAGAAAGTGATACCATCACCGGACTTGAACTGGGAGCCGATGATTACGTGACCAAACCCTTCAGCCCCAAGGAACTGGTTCTGCGCATCAAGGCCATCCTCAGACGGGTCAAGCCGGCCCAGAAGATGGTTTCCCAATGGAAGAACAAGGGGGTGTACATCAACTTCGAGACCTACGAGTTCAGGATACATGGCGAGAAACAGGAACTCACGGCCACGGAATTCAAACTGATCAAGGAACTCATCCTCAACCAGGGCCGACCGCTCACCAGGGAGTATCTCCTGTCCAAGGTATGGGGATATGAATTCGAGGGATATGCGCGCACTGTGGACACCCACATACGCCGGTTGCGCAAAAAAATGGGGCCGTGTGCTCCCCTTCTGGAAACGGTTCGCGGCATTGGCTATCGGATGCAATAG
- a CDS encoding branched-chain amino acid ABC transporter permease — MLTQQIVNGLVSGSAYALVALGYTLIYGVLGLINLAQGELYMAGAFGLWAGMAWLGLPFPVAVLFGLLLTGIVGVSMDRFVFRPLRNRHPLIPMLAAIGLSIMLQSLALLCFGPETKPFALELPPAHLSLGPVRISLIQIMLMGSALVVMMGLIWFVHFSRNGKALQAVALSPEAARIVGIKPDACIGMAFFASALMSGAAGMMMAAYYNATYPYMGVLPGLKGFCAAVLGGAGSIPGAILGGLLLGLAENLGAAYVASGFKDAFAFGILIVILLVRPSGILGRRKK, encoded by the coding sequence ATGCTCACCCAACAAATCGTCAACGGTCTTGTCTCCGGTTCGGCCTATGCATTGGTGGCCCTTGGCTACACCCTCATCTACGGGGTGCTCGGTCTGATCAACCTGGCCCAGGGAGAATTGTACATGGCCGGAGCCTTTGGCCTGTGGGCCGGCATGGCCTGGCTCGGGCTGCCCTTTCCCGTGGCCGTACTCTTCGGCCTGCTCCTGACCGGGATCGTGGGCGTGTCCATGGATCGGTTCGTGTTCCGCCCCTTGCGCAACCGACACCCGCTCATTCCCATGCTCGCGGCCATTGGCCTGTCCATCATGCTCCAATCCCTGGCCCTGCTCTGTTTCGGTCCGGAAACCAAACCCTTTGCCCTGGAACTTCCGCCTGCCCATCTGAGCCTGGGGCCTGTGCGCATCTCCCTTATCCAGATCATGCTCATGGGAAGCGCCCTTGTGGTCATGATGGGACTCATCTGGTTTGTGCACTTCTCCAGAAACGGCAAGGCCCTGCAGGCCGTGGCCCTGTCACCGGAAGCGGCCAGAATCGTGGGGATCAAGCCGGATGCCTGCATCGGCATGGCCTTTTTTGCCAGCGCCCTCATGAGCGGGGCCGCCGGCATGATGATGGCCGCCTATTACAACGCCACCTATCCCTACATGGGCGTGCTTCCCGGACTGAAAGGATTCTGCGCGGCCGTTCTGGGCGGTGCCGGGTCCATTCCCGGAGCCATCCTGGGCGGCCTGCTCCTTGGTCTGGCGGAAAACCTGGGGGCAGCCTATGTTGCCTCGGGATTCAAGGACGCCTTTGCCTTTGGCATCCTCATCGTCATTTTGCTTGTCCGCCCCTCCGGTATCCTGGGCCGTCGAAAAAAATGA
- a CDS encoding DUF721 domain-containing protein, with protein MHPKRYSTPIASALSRFFKDQNGSDNLSLARLWEQWDTLLGPDITDLICPLGHTRDTLLLGAEDAIVIHEFTYFSDQILERVNGFLGREVFKHIHIELLRGRTPLNKKLLTESGSYPHPDKPENLGQPGALPDDGSPVARAYKAYVRHFQDQSKSESAPDSTTNKPTPS; from the coding sequence ATGCACCCCAAGCGATATTCGACTCCCATTGCATCAGCTCTCAGCCGTTTCTTCAAGGATCAAAACGGTTCGGACAACCTTTCCCTGGCCCGCCTCTGGGAGCAATGGGACACCCTTTTGGGTCCGGACATCACCGATCTGATCTGTCCATTGGGACACACCAGGGACACCCTGCTCCTGGGGGCCGAGGATGCCATTGTCATCCATGAATTCACCTATTTTTCCGACCAGATACTGGAACGGGTCAATGGTTTTCTGGGCCGAGAGGTTTTCAAGCACATTCACATAGAATTGCTCAGGGGACGAACCCCGTTAAACAAAAAATTGCTGACCGAATCAGGTTCCTACCCCCATCCAGACAAACCCGAAAATCTGGGTCAGCCAGGGGCCCTTCCTGACGACGGATCACCCGTTGCCAGGGCCTACAAAGCCTATGTCAGACATTTTCAGGACCAGTCCAAGTCTGAGTCTGCCCCTGACTCAACCACCAACAAGCCAACCCCATCATAA
- the pstC gene encoding phosphate ABC transporter permease subunit PstC produces MQTPRTFRETCIKTFFLFTACISILVLTLIMVFLVMEGLPLFKTVPITDFLLGSDWYPTADPPDFGILPLIVASLSVTVVSSLMAIPLGVMTAIYLAEICSRRMRNILKPIVELLAALPSVVIGFFGMVIVAPFLQNYLDLDTGLNLFNASLMLAFMSIPTICTVSEDAIYSVPGELKEASLGLGATHWQTIAKVILPASLSGISTAVILGMSRAIGETMVVLMVAGGAALIPVSIFDPVRPMPASIAAEMAEAPFQSDHYYALFATGMVLFLVTLIFNMIAEHIAHKHKQTGAATL; encoded by the coding sequence ATGCAAACACCCAGAACCTTTCGCGAGACGTGCATCAAAACGTTTTTTCTGTTTACCGCATGCATCTCCATCCTGGTCCTAACCCTGATCATGGTCTTCCTGGTCATGGAAGGGCTGCCCCTTTTCAAAACGGTCCCAATAACGGACTTCCTGTTGGGGAGCGACTGGTATCCCACTGCGGATCCGCCTGATTTCGGCATCCTGCCGCTCATTGTCGCCTCCCTGAGCGTGACCGTTGTGTCCTCACTCATGGCCATTCCCCTTGGCGTCATGACCGCCATCTATCTGGCGGAAATCTGCTCCAGGCGCATGCGCAACATCCTCAAGCCCATTGTGGAACTTCTGGCGGCGTTGCCGTCGGTGGTCATCGGTTTCTTCGGCATGGTCATTGTCGCGCCCTTTTTGCAAAACTACCTGGATCTGGACACGGGTCTGAACCTGTTCAACGCATCACTCATGCTCGCCTTCATGTCCATTCCGACCATCTGCACCGTGTCCGAGGATGCCATCTACTCGGTGCCCGGCGAACTCAAGGAGGCCTCCCTGGGACTGGGAGCCACCCATTGGCAGACCATAGCCAAGGTGATCCTGCCGGCCTCCCTTTCGGGCATCAGCACGGCCGTGATCCTGGGCATGTCCAGAGCCATCGGCGAAACCATGGTGGTGCTGATGGTTGCAGGAGGAGCAGCCCTTATCCCCGTCTCCATCTTTGATCCGGTCCGGCCCATGCCCGCGTCCATTGCCGCGGAAATGGCCGAAGCCCCGTTTCAAAGCGACCATTATTACGCCCTGTTTGCCACGGGCATGGTCTTGTTCCTGGTGACCCTGATCTTCAACATGATCGCCGAACACATTGCTCACAAACACAAGCAAACCGGTGCGGCAACCCTCTAA
- a CDS encoding phosphate ABC transporter substrate-binding protein — protein sequence MKSRFKALVAALCLFVALPAWAGSVQIKGSTTVLPIAQKCAEAFMKINPDIAVSISGGGSGNGIKALIDGTTDIADASRFIKNKEVKRAVENGRYPVPFAVGYDCIVPVVHPSNPVTNLTLDQLKSIYKGDITNWKQVGGPDQNIVVISRDTSSGTYEVWEKKVMNKERVSKRAQLQASNGAVAQTVAKNKRAIGYVGFGYLNSEIKGLTVNGIQGTPSSTLSGTYPISRALFMFTQGWPKGDTAKFINFVLNPKTGQPLVKSAGFVPLY from the coding sequence ATGAAATCACGTTTCAAAGCTCTTGTTGCTGCTCTCTGCCTTTTTGTCGCCCTGCCCGCCTGGGCCGGGTCCGTTCAGATCAAGGGTTCAACCACGGTTCTGCCCATTGCCCAAAAATGCGCCGAAGCGTTCATGAAGATCAATCCGGACATTGCCGTGTCCATTTCCGGGGGTGGTTCCGGCAACGGCATCAAGGCCCTTATCGACGGGACCACAGACATTGCCGATGCCTCCCGCTTCATCAAAAACAAGGAAGTCAAGCGGGCCGTGGAAAACGGTCGCTATCCCGTGCCCTTTGCCGTTGGTTACGACTGCATCGTTCCTGTTGTGCACCCTTCCAATCCCGTGACCAACCTGACCCTGGATCAGCTCAAATCCATCTACAAGGGGGACATCACCAACTGGAAGCAAGTAGGCGGTCCCGATCAGAATATCGTGGTCATCTCCCGCGACACATCTTCAGGCACCTATGAAGTCTGGGAGAAAAAGGTCATGAACAAGGAGCGGGTTTCCAAACGCGCCCAGCTTCAGGCCTCCAATGGAGCTGTGGCCCAGACTGTTGCCAAAAACAAACGGGCCATCGGGTATGTGGGTTTTGGCTACCTGAACAGCGAAATCAAGGGATTGACCGTCAATGGGATTCAGGGAACCCCCTCTTCCACCTTGAGCGGCACCTACCCCATCTCCCGCGCCCTGTTCATGTTCACCCAGGGATGGCCCAAGGGTGACACGGCCAAATTCATCAACTTTGTGCTCAATCCCAAAACCGGTCAGCCCCTGGTCAAATCCGCCGGTTTTGTCCCCCTGTACTAG
- the pstA gene encoding phosphate ABC transporter permease PstA — MKYSTKRRIMQSGVFSLLRLSVGINGLALAIIVYFLIINGAQVITWDFLTQKPFDSMTQGGIMPCIVGTIILSFGAMAIAFPLGVCSAIYLHEYARPGKLLRFIRFAINNLAGVPSVIFGLFGLAFFVTWMGLGVSILSGILTLGFLVLPVIIGTAEEALRSVPQTYREASLGLGATKWQTIAQVVLPAALPGMLTGSILGLSRAAGETAAIMFTAAVYFSPKMPTSIFHDVMALPYHIYVLATAGTAIDKTRPLQYGTSLVLILLVFGMNLVAIWYRANMQKKAR; from the coding sequence ATGAAGTATTCCACCAAACGCAGGATAATGCAGTCGGGAGTCTTCTCCCTGCTCCGTCTTTCCGTGGGCATCAATGGACTGGCCCTGGCCATTATCGTCTATTTTCTGATCATCAACGGAGCCCAGGTCATCACCTGGGATTTTCTGACCCAAAAGCCCTTTGATTCCATGACCCAAGGCGGGATCATGCCCTGTATTGTGGGGACAATCATCCTCAGCTTCGGAGCCATGGCCATTGCCTTCCCCCTGGGGGTCTGCTCAGCCATTTATCTTCACGAATACGCCCGTCCCGGCAAACTGCTTCGGTTCATCCGCTTTGCCATCAACAATCTGGCTGGTGTTCCCTCGGTGATCTTCGGCCTGTTCGGTCTGGCCTTTTTTGTCACCTGGATGGGTCTTGGCGTGAGCATCCTTTCGGGGATTCTGACCCTTGGTTTCCTGGTTCTCCCGGTGATCATCGGCACGGCCGAAGAGGCCTTGCGCTCGGTACCCCAGACCTATCGGGAAGCCTCCCTGGGACTGGGAGCCACCAAATGGCAGACCATTGCCCAGGTGGTTCTGCCGGCCGCCCTTCCGGGAATGCTCACGGGTTCGATCCTGGGACTCAGCCGGGCTGCCGGGGAAACAGCCGCCATCATGTTCACGGCAGCTGTTTATTTTTCGCCCAAGATGCCCACATCCATCTTTCACGATGTCATGGCCCTGCCCTATCACATTTACGTCCTGGCCACGGCGGGCACGGCCATCGACAAGACCAGACCCCTGCAGTACGGTACATCTCTCGTGCTCATCCTGCTGGTCTTTGGCATGAACCTCGTGGCCATCTGGTACAGGGCGAACATGCAGAAAAAAGCCAGATAA
- a CDS encoding HAMP domain-containing sensor histidine kinase, whose protein sequence is MQNLSFRAKMLLAFVVILICALIVPSLIYRHKMVATIRDDALTTAKAQLNTVAWLLASHDRPYTEHALDQRLATLKKHLGVRITVVDINGNVVADSDVPLDQVHHLDNHASRPEIAQAQVQPMGVSVRFSATQERDLIYIARQLTLPGMGSGMVRIALPYSHVQEILDHMTRSFWGLLALTLGIFALLTTLLANQMTRSINNLVSMAISIGEGKYSNRIRIAPGKEFAPLLKAINHMAQKIQTNIETITSQKMELEAILNGMKEGVVALDSAGNILEWNRSMETIFPHILGKKGHRLIEAIRIPELETTCQSVLHNKVSSPQTVSLQLTTHDNRSYDVNIVPTGKEEPKVIVVFHDITEINRLEMIRKDFVANVSHELRTPLTSIKGYTETLMDLQKDQDENATRFLRIILKHTDAMAGILNDLLNLARLESSSDGNEISVQPVQVKPAMAMAQKSLAHLVESKKIHIKEDLSPGDCTVLVNPAHLEQVFKNLLENAVKYAPEMTGSICIRIRDCGDECLFEIEDNGPGIPLKEQDRIFERFYRVEKDRNSKIAGTGLGLAICKHIVQQHGGRIWVTSPLETSSGSRFSFTLKKV, encoded by the coding sequence ATGCAAAATCTTTCCTTTCGCGCCAAAATGCTTCTCGCCTTTGTGGTCATCCTCATTTGTGCGCTCATCGTACCCTCCCTCATCTACCGGCACAAAATGGTTGCAACCATCAGAGATGATGCCCTGACCACAGCAAAGGCCCAATTGAACACGGTTGCCTGGCTTCTGGCATCACATGACAGACCCTATACGGAACACGCTCTGGACCAGCGACTTGCAACCCTTAAAAAACACCTCGGGGTACGCATCACCGTGGTGGATATCAATGGAAACGTCGTGGCTGATTCCGATGTACCCCTGGACCAGGTTCACCATCTGGACAATCACGCCTCACGCCCGGAAATCGCCCAGGCCCAGGTCCAACCCATGGGCGTGAGCGTCCGTTTCAGCGCCACCCAGGAACGTGACCTCATCTACATTGCCCGGCAACTCACCCTGCCGGGTATGGGCTCGGGCATGGTCCGCATTGCCCTGCCCTATTCCCATGTACAGGAAATTCTCGACCATATGACCAGGAGCTTTTGGGGCCTCCTGGCTCTGACCCTGGGCATCTTTGCGCTTTTGACAACCCTTCTTGCCAACCAGATGACCAGGTCCATCAACAACCTGGTCTCCATGGCCATTTCCATTGGTGAGGGGAAATACTCCAACCGGATCCGCATAGCCCCTGGCAAAGAGTTTGCCCCGCTCTTAAAGGCCATCAATCACATGGCCCAAAAAATCCAAACCAATATCGAAACCATTACCTCCCAGAAAATGGAACTGGAGGCCATCCTCAACGGCATGAAAGAAGGGGTTGTCGCCCTGGATAGTGCGGGCAACATACTGGAATGGAATCGGAGTATGGAGACCATCTTTCCCCATATCCTCGGGAAAAAAGGACATCGTCTTATTGAGGCCATCCGCATCCCGGAACTGGAAACCACCTGTCAATCCGTCCTGCACAACAAGGTTTCCTCACCTCAAACGGTTTCATTGCAACTGACAACCCATGACAACCGAAGTTACGATGTGAACATTGTTCCCACGGGCAAGGAGGAACCCAAGGTCATCGTGGTTTTTCATGACATCACCGAAATCAACCGCCTTGAAATGATACGCAAGGATTTCGTGGCCAATGTGTCCCATGAATTGCGCACTCCCCTGACCTCCATCAAGGGCTATACCGAAACCCTGATGGATCTCCAAAAGGACCAGGATGAAAACGCCACCCGATTTTTGCGCATCATCCTCAAACATACCGATGCCATGGCCGGAATTTTGAATGATCTTCTCAACCTGGCCCGGCTGGAAAGTTCTTCCGACGGAAATGAAATCTCGGTCCAACCGGTTCAGGTCAAACCGGCCATGGCCATGGCCCAGAAAAGCCTCGCCCATCTGGTGGAATCCAAGAAGATCCACATCAAGGAAGATCTTTCCCCTGGCGACTGCACGGTTCTGGTCAACCCGGCCCACCTGGAACAGGTGTTCAAGAATCTTCTGGAAAACGCGGTCAAATACGCTCCCGAGATGACGGGTTCCATTTGCATACGCATCAGGGATTGCGGGGATGAATGTCTCTTTGAAATAGAAGATAACGGACCGGGCATTCCCCTCAAGGAACAGGACCGGATCTTTGAACGATTTTACCGGGTGGAAAAAGACCGCAACAGCAAAATCGCCGGGACAGGACTGGGACTGGCCATCTGCAAACACATTGTCCAGCAACATGGCGGCAGGATCTGGGTCACCAGTCCGTTGGAAACATCATCCGGCTCCCGGTTCTCGTTCACTCTGAAAAAGGTCTGA